Proteins from one Candidatus Methanosphaera massiliense genomic window:
- a CDS encoding carbon-nitrogen hydrolase family protein, with protein MKIASAQMKMDSSLEKNYNKSINFIEKASYLGADLICFPEIQLSPFFPQYEKMDVTDYILELDSKYVQGIQEACRKHEIYTSPNFYVKENNKLYDMSLLIDDSGKIIGKQKMVHIAQCKNFYEQTYYTPSEEGFNVFNTKFGKIGIVVCFDRHYPESIRTCALKGAELIIIPTANITLEPEELYKWEINVQAFQNSVNIACCNRVGVEGKMEFSGKSIVSDYHGNTIEIADNTEQLLLADINLDNATKVRKSKSYFSLRNKKFYL; from the coding sequence ATGAAAATTGCATCAGCACAGATGAAAATGGATTCTAGTTTAGAAAAAAATTATAATAAATCTATCAATTTTATAGAAAAAGCATCTTATTTAGGCGCTGATTTAATTTGTTTTCCAGAAATACAGTTAAGTCCTTTTTTCCCACAATATGAAAAAATGGATGTAACAGATTATATACTTGAACTAGACTCTAAATATGTTCAAGGAATACAAGAAGCATGCAGAAAACATGAAATATATACATCACCTAATTTCTATGTTAAAGAAAATAATAAACTCTATGATATGAGCTTGTTAATAGATGACTCAGGTAAGATTATAGGTAAACAGAAAATGGTTCATATTGCTCAATGTAAAAATTTCTATGAACAAACATATTATACTCCCTCAGAGGAAGGATTTAATGTTTTCAATACTAAATTTGGAAAGATTGGTATAGTCGTATGTTTTGATAGACATTACCCTGAAAGTATCAGAACATGTGCATTAAAAGGTGCAGAACTTATTATTATTCCTACAGCTAATATTACGCTAGAACCAGAGGAACTTTATAAATGGGAAATTAATGTTCAAGCATTTCAGAATAGTGTTAATATTGCATGCTGTAACCGTGTTGGTGTTGAAGGTAAGATGGAATTCTCAGGTAAATCAATAGTAAGTGATTATCATGGAAATACTATAGAAATAGCTGATAATACAGAGCAATTATTATTGGCTGATATTAATTTAGATAATGCAACTAAAGTAAGGAAATCTAAATCTTATTTCAGTTTAAGAAATAAGAAATTTTATTTATAA
- the cofC gene encoding 2-phospho-L-lactate guanylyltransferase, with protein MYKLVTIIPISNFSNSKTRLSPFLSEIERKELLKCMLKDIVSNIRSSVEEIIVISKDEEVLEYAQSLGLKCLNEREHESDYLNNSLLDSISYVKDNYSDANILMLPADIPLIKQRNIQYILENKNDFIISPSKGGGTNLLYINNEYNFKPQFGEFSFFKHVNEARRLVMNPNIYDSFYLSIDINTPQDLGELLLHGKNTYTFKYINSLDIVVENNHGGERLNVYRKNE; from the coding sequence ATGTATAAATTAGTTACGATTATACCTATTTCTAATTTCAGTAATTCTAAGACTAGATTATCACCATTTCTATCTGAAATTGAAAGAAAGGAATTATTAAAGTGTATGCTTAAAGATATTGTATCTAATATCAGAAGTAGTGTAGAGGAAATAATTGTTATAAGTAAAGATGAGGAAGTTCTTGAATATGCTCAATCTCTTGGTTTAAAGTGTTTAAATGAAAGAGAACATGAAAGTGACTATCTGAATAATTCATTACTTGATAGTATCTCTTATGTTAAAGATAATTATTCTGATGCTAATATTTTAATGTTACCTGCTGATATTCCGTTAATTAAACAAAGAAATATTCAGTATATTCTAGAAAACAAGAATGATTTTATTATTTCACCCTCTAAAGGTGGTGGAACAAATCTATTGTACATTAATAATGAATATAACTTTAAGCCACAGTTTGGTGAGTTTAGCTTCTTTAAACATGTGAATGAAGCTAGAAGATTAGTTATGAATCCTAATATTTATGATTCATTTTATTTATCTATAGATATTAATACACCTCAGGATTTAGGTGAATTATTATTACATGGAAAAAATACGTATACTTTCAAGTATATTAATAGTCTTGATATTGTAGTTGAAAATAATCATGGTGGTGAACGATTAAATGTCTACAGAAAAAATGAATAA
- the proS gene encoding proline--tRNA ligase → MKKFSEWFHNILEEAELIDSRYPIKGMSVWLPRGFQIRKYALKALQELLDKDHEEVLFPMLIPESELAKEAIHVKGFEDEVYWVTKGGKRDLNEQLALRPTSETSMYPMFSLWVRSHMDLPIKVYQTVNTFRYETKHTRPLIRVREITTFNETHTVHATEEEAEEEVKTGIEIYKTFFDELGIPYSISKRPEWDKFPGSKYTMAFDMIMPDGKTLQIGTVHNLGTTFAKTFDIEFENDEGEHEYAHQTCYGLSDRVIAALIAAHGDEKGLQLPPVVAPEQVVIVPIIFKENQDVVLNFTDNLEKLLKSNGIRVRQDKRDMRPGKKYYEWEKRGVPLRIEVGPRDIENKSIVLIRRDTGNKEFIDYDENTIADVVRDTLDNITEDMKVSANKFQEEKTYSVENLEQVKKTINKKGGIVTFNWCGDTDCGKDMEEKFDIDVLGTQEADVSGPCLNCGKEAHYKALISKTY, encoded by the coding sequence ATGAAGAAATTTAGCGAATGGTTTCATAACATATTAGAGGAAGCTGAATTAATTGATTCAAGATATCCTATTAAAGGAATGAGTGTATGGCTACCAAGAGGTTTTCAAATTAGAAAATATGCACTCAAAGCATTACAGGAATTACTTGATAAAGACCATGAAGAAGTATTATTTCCAATGTTAATACCTGAAAGTGAATTAGCAAAAGAAGCAATACACGTTAAAGGTTTTGAAGATGAAGTATACTGGGTAACAAAAGGTGGAAAAAGAGATCTTAATGAACAACTAGCATTAAGACCTACAAGTGAGACATCAATGTATCCAATGTTTTCATTATGGGTACGTTCACACATGGATTTACCAATAAAAGTATACCAGACAGTAAACACATTCAGATATGAAACAAAACATACAAGACCATTAATAAGAGTTCGTGAAATAACAACATTCAATGAAACTCACACAGTACATGCAACAGAAGAAGAAGCTGAAGAAGAAGTAAAAACTGGAATAGAAATATATAAAACATTCTTTGATGAACTAGGTATACCATACTCCATAAGTAAAAGACCTGAATGGGATAAATTCCCTGGATCAAAATACACAATGGCATTTGACATGATTATGCCTGATGGAAAAACTCTTCAAATAGGAACAGTACATAATTTAGGTACAACCTTTGCTAAAACATTTGACATAGAATTTGAAAATGATGAAGGTGAACATGAATATGCTCATCAAACATGTTATGGATTATCTGATCGTGTGATTGCTGCATTAATAGCTGCCCATGGTGATGAGAAAGGATTACAATTACCTCCAGTAGTAGCACCTGAACAAGTAGTAATTGTACCAATTATATTCAAAGAAAATCAAGATGTAGTACTAAACTTCACTGATAATCTTGAAAAACTATTAAAAAGTAATGGTATCCGTGTAAGACAAGATAAAAGAGATATGAGGCCAGGTAAGAAATATTATGAATGGGAAAAACGTGGAGTTCCATTAAGAATAGAAGTTGGTCCTAGAGATATTGAAAATAAATCTATTGTATTAATAAGAAGAGATACTGGTAATAAAGAATTCATTGATTACGATGAGAACACTATTGCAGATGTTGTTAGAGATACATTAGATAATATTACTGAGGATATGAAAGTATCTGCTAATAAATTCCAAGAAGAAAAAACATATTCCGTTGAAAATCTTGAACAGGTTAAAAAGACTATTAACAAGAAAGGTGGAATTGTTACATTTAATTGGTGTGGAGATACTGACTGTGGTAAGGACATGGAAGAAAAATTCGATATTGACGTATTAGGTACTCAAGAGGCTGATGTATCTGGACCATGTTTAAATTGTGGTAAAGAAGCTCATTATAAGGCTTTAATATCAAAAACATACTAA
- the thiD gene encoding bifunctional hydroxymethylpyrimidine kinase/phosphomethylpyrimidine kinase: protein MSTEKMNKKCSMTIAGLDPSGGAGIIADCKTFHAHGIYATCVVTAITAQNPYSVSNIGKVDLQLIEDEIDQIMDVYPIEFMKTGVLYSGDIIKLVSKKIKEYQLKAVVDPVMISESGKNLTGDSYVTTFKKYLMKNAYIITPNIHEAENISNKKIETEEDMINVAEKLSNSNNTVITGGHMQGNDILYTNGEVHKIKGELIKSNNTHGTGCTYSSAITSQLINNHDLLESCKLSNQFIRNSIINGFNNTPYQFWNSIKF, encoded by the coding sequence ATGTCTACAGAAAAAATGAATAAAAAGTGTTCTATGACTATTGCAGGTTTAGATCCATCAGGTGGTGCTGGGATTATTGCTGATTGTAAAACATTTCATGCTCATGGTATTTATGCTACCTGTGTTGTAACAGCTATCACTGCTCAGAATCCTTATAGTGTTAGTAATATTGGTAAAGTAGATTTGCAATTAATTGAAGATGAAATTGACCAAATTATGGATGTTTATCCTATTGAATTTATGAAGACTGGCGTATTATATTCAGGAGATATTATTAAATTAGTATCTAAGAAGATTAAGGAATATCAATTGAAAGCTGTTGTTGACCCTGTTATGATTTCTGAGTCTGGTAAAAATCTTACAGGAGACTCTTATGTTACTACTTTCAAAAAATATCTTATGAAAAATGCATATATTATCACACCAAATATACATGAAGCAGAGAATATTTCAAATAAAAAAATAGAAACTGAAGAAGATATGATTAATGTTGCAGAAAAATTAAGTAATTCAAACAACACTGTAATTACTGGTGGACATATGCAAGGAAATGATATACTGTACACAAACGGTGAAGTTCATAAAATAAAAGGTGAACTAATCAAATCAAATAATACTCATGGTACAGGATGCACATACTCATCTGCAATAACATCACAATTAATCAATAACCATGATTTACTAGAATCATGCAAACTAAGTAATCAATTTATCAGAAATAGTATAATCAATGGTTTTAATAATACACCGTACCAATTCTGGAATTCTATAAAATTCTAA
- a CDS encoding ACT domain-containing protein — translation MPIKQVSVFLENKTGRLWKALNILKSNDIDIRALSIADTSEFGILRMIVSNPKNAKEALESENFAVSLADVLAIEVEDQPGGLEAALNILNSNNINVEYIYAFVEKKTQKALVVLRTEENERTLKILQDNGFSLIGQDEAYTL, via the coding sequence TTGCCAATAAAACAAGTATCTGTATTTTTAGAAAATAAGACAGGAAGATTATGGAAAGCATTAAATATTCTTAAATCAAATGATATTGATATAAGAGCATTATCTATTGCTGACACATCGGAATTCGGAATATTAAGAATGATTGTCTCTAATCCTAAAAATGCAAAGGAAGCACTTGAATCTGAAAATTTTGCTGTAAGTCTAGCTGATGTACTAGCTATAGAAGTAGAAGATCAACCTGGAGGACTAGAAGCAGCACTAAACATACTAAATAGTAATAATATCAATGTAGAATACATCTACGCATTCGTGGAAAAGAAAACACAGAAAGCTTTAGTTGTACTAAGAACTGAAGAAAATGAAAGAACCTTAAAAATATTACAAGACAATGGTTTTTCATTAATAGGTCAAGATGAAGCATATACATTATAA